In Deltaproteobacteria bacterium GWC2_55_46, a single window of DNA contains:
- a CDS encoding zinc ABC transporter ATP-binding protein has translation MKKTECIEVRDLSFNYNGNPVLENISFSVEEGEYLGIIGPNGGGKTTLFKVILGLLRPTSGEVRIYGEPQESFTRRHLIGYVPQRTTAEVYFPATVEEVVRSGRTARMGLLRRLSKDDLTAVAKAMEITDVARLSTRLIGRLSGGERQRVFIARALASDPRILILDEPDVGVDVTAQEKFYSFIEDLNRNLKITILLISHDIDVVAHQAKSVLCLNRRLVCHGSPKKFINEDYMQELYGKKVKFILHGH, from the coding sequence ATGAAAAAAACAGAGTGCATAGAAGTCAGGGACTTGAGCTTCAACTACAACGGCAACCCTGTCCTTGAGAATATCTCCTTCTCCGTCGAAGAGGGCGAATACCTCGGCATCATCGGCCCTAACGGCGGCGGTAAGACTACCCTTTTCAAGGTCATACTCGGCCTCCTGAGGCCGACCTCCGGGGAGGTAAGGATATACGGAGAGCCGCAGGAATCCTTCACCAGGCGGCACCTCATAGGCTACGTGCCACAGAGGACTACAGCCGAGGTCTACTTCCCTGCGACCGTGGAAGAGGTGGTGAGAAGCGGCAGGACCGCGCGTATGGGGCTTCTAAGGAGGCTTTCAAAGGATGACCTGACGGCGGTAGCGAAGGCGATGGAGATAACCGACGTGGCAAGGCTCAGCACGAGGCTTATCGGGCGCTTATCCGGTGGAGAGCGCCAGAGGGTCTTCATCGCAAGGGCGCTTGCGAGCGACCCCAGGATACTCATCCTCGACGAGCCTGACGTGGGGGTGGACGTCACGGCCCAGGAGAAGTTCTATTCCTTCATAGAGGACCTGAACCGGAATTTAAAGATAACGATACTGCTCATATCCCACGACATCGACGTAGTGGCGCACCAGGCAAAATCGGTCCTCTGCCTCAACAGGAGGCTTGTCTGCCACGGCTCGCCAAAGAAGTTCATAAACGAGGATTACATGCAGGAGCTTTACGGCAAGAAGGTCAAGTTCATCCTTCACGGGCACTGA
- a CDS encoding metal ABC transporter permease, with the protein MPEIFELDFMRRAFAAGILISVILPLIGVFLVVRRYSLMADTLAHVSLVGVAIGVLTNTQPVVSAIAASTLAAVAIERLRGIKSLFAESILAIFLSGSLAVAVVIISLARGFNVDLLSYLFGSISTIGPVDLYMLSAVFVAVLLAITLLYKEFFLVSFDEEFAEAGGVNARKLNLLIVVLAAVTISLSMRIVGILLIGALMVIPVVSARQFDLSFRKTIFISIAFSLSSVISGLFLSYYLDLASGGTIVLIALAFFLLSFILNRPE; encoded by the coding sequence ATGCCAGAGATATTCGAGCTTGACTTCATGAGGAGGGCCTTCGCGGCCGGGATACTCATCTCGGTCATCCTCCCGCTTATCGGCGTATTCCTTGTCGTTCGCCGCTACTCGCTCATGGCCGACACTCTCGCCCATGTCTCGCTGGTGGGTGTGGCCATAGGCGTCCTTACGAACACGCAGCCGGTCGTCTCGGCGATCGCCGCGTCAACTCTCGCGGCAGTTGCGATAGAGAGGCTCCGCGGCATAAAAAGCCTCTTCGCCGAATCGATACTCGCCATATTCCTTTCAGGCAGCCTTGCCGTGGCGGTCGTCATAATAAGCCTGGCCAGGGGCTTTAACGTGGACCTCCTGAGCTATCTCTTCGGCAGCATCTCTACCATCGGCCCGGTAGACCTCTACATGCTCTCAGCGGTCTTCGTCGCCGTGCTTCTGGCGATAACGCTTCTCTACAAGGAATTTTTCCTGGTATCTTTTGACGAGGAGTTCGCCGAGGCTGGCGGAGTGAATGCGAGGAAGTTAAATCTCCTGATAGTCGTGCTGGCGGCGGTCACCATTTCCCTTTCCATGAGAATCGTCGGCATACTCCTTATAGGCGCCCTCATGGTCATACCGGTAGTGAGCGCCAGGCAGTTCGACCTGAGCTTCAGGAAGACGATATTCATCTCCATCGCCTTTTCGCTCTCCTCGGTAATATCAGGGCTCTTCCTCTCGTATTACCTCGACCTCGCCAGCGGCGGCACGATAGTCCTTATCGCCCTCGCATTCTTTCTCCTGTCATTTATACTTAACAGGCCCGAGTAG
- a CDS encoding capsular biosynthesis protein, which translates to MRVLFAGDVMLGRLVNRELQRKPPEFPWGNTLPVFREAEARIINLECVISDRGRPWSATPKVFHFRTDSKNVEVLKKASIDAVSLANNHTLDYEYEALSDTIGALDRAGIKHAGAGVDIEEASAPAFFDIGGKRAAMIAFTDNEPGWEARPHKPGVYYVPTSLDDPRAQGLFDRAAAAKKEADILIVSAHWGPNWGYTPQGAHIPFGRRLIESGADIVFGHSCHVFQGIEFYRGGAIIYGAGNFIDDYAVDESERNDESFIFVADVNKKVRSIRLYPTIIEKFSARLPGSPRTELIAAKMKNLSADLGGRGEWDDKKGLLTIFPR; encoded by the coding sequence ATGAGGGTCCTTTTTGCGGGGGATGTGATGCTCGGGAGGCTTGTAAACCGGGAGCTTCAGAGGAAACCCCCGGAGTTTCCATGGGGCAATACACTGCCGGTATTCAGGGAGGCGGAGGCCCGGATCATAAACCTCGAGTGCGTCATCTCTGACAGGGGCCGCCCATGGTCAGCTACTCCGAAGGTCTTCCATTTCCGCACGGACTCAAAAAACGTAGAGGTGCTGAAAAAGGCCTCTATCGACGCCGTCTCTTTAGCAAATAACCACACACTTGATTACGAGTACGAGGCCCTTTCAGATACCATCGGCGCGCTCGACAGGGCCGGGATAAAGCATGCCGGCGCCGGAGTGGATATTGAAGAGGCGAGCGCGCCTGCCTTTTTTGATATCGGGGGGAAGAGGGCGGCGATGATCGCCTTTACCGACAACGAGCCCGGCTGGGAGGCGAGGCCGCACAAGCCCGGGGTCTACTACGTCCCGACCAGCCTCGACGACCCAAGGGCCCAGGGCCTTTTTGACAGGGCTGCCGCGGCGAAGAAGGAAGCGGATATCCTTATCGTGTCGGCCCATTGGGGGCCTAACTGGGGCTACACCCCTCAGGGCGCACACATCCCGTTTGGGCGCAGGCTCATTGAAAGCGGGGCTGATATCGTCTTCGGCCACTCATGCCATGTATTCCAGGGTATAGAGTTCTACAGGGGCGGAGCCATCATATACGGCGCCGGGAACTTCATAGACGACTACGCTGTTGACGAGAGCGAACGGAATGACGAGTCGTTCATATTCGTGGCTGACGTAAATAAAAAAGTCAGGTCTATACGCCTTTATCCGACTATAATAGAGAAGTTCAGCGCGCGCCTGCCTGGGTCGCCGAGGACCGAGCTTATAGCAGCCAAGATGAAGAACTTGAGCGCAGACCTCGGTGGCAGGGGCGAGTGGGATGATAAGAAGGGGCTTTTGACCATTTTCCCGCGCTAA
- a CDS encoding type II secretion system protein GspG encodes MTKGNRGFTLIELMVVIVILGILAAIIAPRIVGRTDEAKVTEARVQIMNLETALKLYKLDNGSYPSTDQGLEALTTKPETGKIPANWREGGYLEKRKIPADPWGNPYVYASPGQSGDYDIVTYGADGSRGGDGFDADIESWKLD; translated from the coding sequence ATGACTAAGGGTAACAGAGGTTTTACACTTATCGAACTGATGGTCGTTATCGTCATCCTCGGCATCCTCGCTGCCATAATAGCGCCGCGGATAGTCGGCAGGACAGACGAGGCCAAGGTGACGGAGGCCCGTGTTCAGATAATGAACCTTGAGACAGCGTTGAAGCTCTACAAGCTGGACAACGGCTCGTACCCTTCGACCGACCAGGGCCTTGAGGCCCTTACAACCAAGCCGGAGACCGGGAAGATACCAGCCAACTGGCGTGAAGGCGGCTATCTTGAAAAGAGGAAGATACCGGCAGACCCATGGGGCAACCCCTATGTCTACGCGTCTCCGGGGCAGAGCGGCGACTATGACATCGTCACTTACGGCGCAGACGGCAGTCGCGGTGGCGATGGGTTTGACGCTGATATCGAAAGCTGGAAACTGGACTGA